From a single Spongiibacter taiwanensis genomic region:
- the apbC gene encoding iron-sulfur cluster carrier protein ApbC yields the protein MSAELEIAVRQCLEALPLPGVSQPLGRVAEIAQVVCAEDGQVAVSVVLGFPAKNLQQDYQHALSEALRALPGVTGASVQVSWQVAAFAPQQNLQNMENVRNIIAVASGKGGVGKSTTSVNLALALAAEGARVGLLDADIYGPSQQMLLGVAEGVRPKQYGTHYLLPIEAHGIQSMSMGYLVTEKTPMVWRGPMATGALQQLLYQTYWQDLDYLIIDLPPGTGDIHLTLSQKVPVSGSVVVTTPQDIALLDARKGVEMFQKVSVPVLGVIENMAVHVCSQCGHHEHIFGEGGGQTLAADYGVTVLGSLPLSLQIRQQGDAGQPIMVSDPGGEAAACYRRAAVAMAAALAERQRSAGPAFPNIKISDD from the coding sequence ATGTCTGCTGAGCTGGAAATCGCGGTCCGTCAATGTCTGGAGGCCCTGCCCTTGCCGGGTGTTTCCCAGCCCCTGGGCCGGGTCGCCGAAATCGCCCAGGTGGTGTGCGCAGAAGATGGTCAAGTTGCGGTGTCGGTGGTATTGGGGTTTCCCGCCAAAAATCTGCAGCAGGACTATCAACACGCCCTGAGCGAGGCGTTGAGGGCGCTGCCGGGTGTGACGGGTGCATCGGTTCAGGTCAGCTGGCAGGTAGCGGCCTTTGCTCCCCAGCAAAACCTGCAGAACATGGAAAATGTGCGCAACATTATTGCCGTTGCCTCGGGCAAGGGCGGAGTCGGTAAATCGACGACCTCCGTTAATCTGGCCCTGGCATTGGCCGCAGAGGGTGCTCGGGTAGGCTTACTGGACGCCGATATATACGGCCCCAGTCAGCAGATGCTGCTGGGTGTCGCCGAAGGGGTGCGACCAAAGCAATACGGCACGCACTACCTGCTGCCGATTGAAGCCCATGGGATTCAGTCGATGTCGATGGGCTATTTGGTAACTGAGAAAACGCCGATGGTCTGGCGTGGCCCGATGGCAACCGGCGCCTTGCAACAATTGCTGTACCAGACTTACTGGCAGGACCTGGACTATCTGATCATTGACCTGCCGCCGGGCACCGGGGATATCCATTTGACCCTCTCCCAGAAAGTACCTGTGTCGGGATCGGTGGTGGTCACCACGCCCCAGGATATTGCCCTGCTCGACGCCCGCAAGGGGGTGGAGATGTTTCAGAAAGTGTCGGTGCCGGTGCTGGGGGTGATTGAGAATATGGCGGTGCATGTCTGCAGTCAGTGTGGCCATCACGAACATATTTTTGGTGAGGGTGGTGGCCAGACTCTGGCCGCCGATTACGGTGTCACCGTGCTCGGCTCGCTACCTTTGTCGCTGCAAATTCGCCAGCAGGGTGATGCTGGTCAACCGATTATGGTATCCGACCCGGGCGGTGAGGCCGCTGCCTGCTATCGGCGTGCCGCAGTGGCGATGGCGGCGGCCCTGGCCGAGCGTCAGCGCAGTGCTGGCCCGGCGTTTCCCAACATAAAAATCAGTGATGACTAA
- the rsxB gene encoding electron transport complex subunit RsxB has protein sequence MLELIAQQPLIASLIALVSMGLIFGALLGYASVKFKTEGDPIADQVEELLPQTQCGQCGYPGCRPYAEAIAGGDDINKCPPGGEATIAALADLLGVEAKPLDAAEESVPSVAYIREEECIGCTKCIQACPVDAILGAAKHMHTVIASECTGCDLCVEPCPVDCIEMRPIETTLQSWHWQKPPAAEDVIASDRHPNPSVGAGA, from the coding sequence ATGCTGGAATTGATTGCCCAACAACCCCTGATTGCCTCGCTTATTGCCTTGGTCAGCATGGGCCTGATTTTTGGCGCACTGCTTGGTTACGCCTCGGTCAAATTCAAAACCGAGGGCGACCCGATTGCCGATCAGGTCGAGGAACTGCTGCCGCAAACCCAATGTGGCCAATGCGGTTATCCCGGCTGCCGGCCCTACGCCGAAGCCATTGCCGGGGGCGATGACATCAACAAGTGCCCCCCCGGCGGCGAAGCCACAATTGCCGCCCTGGCCGACTTGCTTGGGGTAGAAGCCAAGCCCCTGGACGCCGCCGAAGAATCCGTGCCCTCGGTGGCCTATATCCGCGAAGAAGAATGTATCGGCTGCACCAAATGCATCCAGGCCTGCCCGGTAGATGCCATCCTTGGCGCGGCCAAGCACATGCACACGGTCATCGCCAGCGAGTGCACCGGCTGCGACCTTTGCGTTGAACCCTGCCCTGTCGACTGCATAGAAATGCGCCCCATCGAAACCACCCTGCAGAGCTGGCATTGGCAAAAGCCGCCTGCCGCTGAAGATGTGATCGCCTCTGATCGTCACCCGAATCCAAGCGTGGGGGCCGGGGCATGA
- the purN gene encoding phosphoribosylglycinamide formyltransferase, with the protein MGCNIVVLISGSGSNLQAFIDGAASGALPECTIRAVISNKADAYGLERARQAGIATDCIDHRDFTNREDFDTALAQRIDQFGADLIILAGFMRILTPGFVRHFRGRLLNIHPSLLPKYPGLHTHQRALDAGDKEAGATVHFVTEELDGGPPIVQAKIPIIPGDSAETLAQRVLSEEHTIYPLAARWFAEGRLRLDGKKAVLDEQVLPESGLAYNQA; encoded by the coding sequence ATGGGCTGTAACATTGTCGTGCTGATTTCGGGCAGCGGCTCGAATTTGCAGGCATTTATTGACGGCGCCGCCTCCGGCGCTTTGCCGGAGTGCACCATCCGCGCCGTCATCAGCAATAAAGCCGACGCCTACGGACTCGAGCGGGCCCGACAAGCGGGCATCGCCACCGACTGCATCGATCACCGCGATTTCACCAATCGGGAAGACTTCGACACCGCCCTAGCCCAACGCATCGATCAATTCGGTGCCGACCTCATTATCCTCGCGGGCTTCATGCGCATACTGACCCCCGGCTTTGTCCGCCATTTTCGCGGCCGCTTACTCAACATTCACCCTTCCCTGCTTCCCAAATACCCGGGCTTGCACACGCACCAGCGCGCACTGGATGCAGGCGACAAGGAGGCCGGCGCGACCGTGCACTTTGTCACCGAGGAACTCGATGGCGGCCCGCCCATTGTTCAGGCAAAAATACCAATAATCCCCGGCGATAGTGCCGAAACCCTAGCCCAACGGGTACTGTCCGAGGAACATACAATCTATCCTCTGGCAGCCCGCTGGTTTGCCGAAGGAAGGTTGCGACTGGACGGAAAAAAGGCGGTGTTAGATGAGCAAGTACTTCCCGAAAGCGGCCTGGCCTACAACCAAGCGTAA
- a CDS encoding AI-2E family transporter, whose protein sequence is MVRAASPWWWLIAALALALLLHLLAPVLMPFVLSAVLAYMGDPLADRLEARGMGRGAAVTLVFCIFTLVGLGLVLMTLPLLFEQLQLLSARLRELFVWLLETGLPEARRYLGLPAQESTVDSAKKVLSENWGTAGGLLMMVWQKVSSSGMAMLAWLANITLVPVVTFYLLRDWDVMMARLRGLLPRRIEARTVTIVEECDDILGAFALGQLMVMSCLGVVYSIGLWLVGLELALVLGLAAGLASIVPYLGFIFGISAAGLAAFFQFDGWLPLLGVAAVFGVGQLLESLYLTPTLVGDKIGLHPVLVIFAIMAGGQLFGFLGVLLALPAAAVIKVMISHLHEFYRRSDLYGGTSSDDGNAGLAAPESNE, encoded by the coding sequence ATGGTGCGCGCCGCGTCGCCCTGGTGGTGGTTGATCGCTGCGCTTGCCCTAGCGCTGCTGTTGCACTTGTTGGCGCCGGTGCTAATGCCCTTTGTACTAAGCGCGGTGCTGGCCTATATGGGCGACCCCCTTGCTGACCGACTGGAGGCGCGGGGAATGGGCCGGGGTGCGGCGGTTACCCTGGTGTTTTGTATTTTCACCTTGGTGGGTTTGGGCTTGGTCCTGATGACCTTGCCGCTGCTCTTTGAGCAGTTGCAATTGCTGAGTGCGCGTTTGCGGGAGCTGTTTGTCTGGCTGTTGGAAACGGGGCTGCCAGAAGCGCGCCGCTACCTTGGTTTGCCCGCCCAGGAAAGCACCGTGGATTCCGCGAAAAAGGTCCTCAGTGAAAACTGGGGTACTGCGGGCGGGCTGCTGATGATGGTTTGGCAGAAGGTGTCCAGTTCGGGCATGGCCATGCTGGCTTGGCTGGCCAACATCACCCTGGTGCCGGTCGTTACTTTTTATCTCCTGCGCGATTGGGACGTGATGATGGCTCGCTTGCGCGGTTTGCTGCCCCGGCGTATTGAGGCACGGACCGTGACGATTGTTGAGGAGTGCGATGACATTCTTGGCGCTTTCGCCTTGGGCCAGCTCATGGTGATGAGTTGCCTTGGTGTGGTCTACTCGATCGGGTTGTGGCTGGTTGGCCTGGAGTTGGCGTTGGTGCTGGGGTTGGCAGCGGGGCTTGCGAGCATCGTGCCTTATTTGGGCTTTATTTTCGGCATATCTGCCGCCGGCCTGGCGGCATTTTTTCAGTTTGATGGCTGGTTGCCACTGCTGGGGGTTGCGGCAGTTTTTGGTGTGGGGCAGTTGCTTGAGAGCCTTTACCTTACTCCGACCCTGGTCGGCGACAAGATCGGGCTGCATCCGGTTCTGGTCATCTTCGCAATCATGGCTGGCGGTCAGTTATTCGGCTTTCTCGGGGTACTGCTGGCGCTGCCTGCAGCGGCGGTAATCAAGGTGATGATTTCTCATTTGCATGAATTTTATCGTCGCAGTGATTTGTATGGCGGCACCAGCAGTGATGATGGCAACGCGGGTTTGGCTGCGCCAGAGAGCAACGAATAG
- the hda gene encoding DnaA regulatory inactivator Hda produces the protein MSEQQIPFAFRLDTESSFDNFYCDAERALVVDALRHQADGDGEKFIFLHALSGRSHLLNATAARAEALGRRACYLPMREVSAFPPEAVLDNLEALDVVCLDDLDHVAGDDQWERGLFNLYNRCLSTSAVLLASSSKSIQQLTVQLPDLHSRLQSFAVFQVPPMSDEARHHAFKLRAQRRGIELSDVVADFIMARCQRDFPSLLIVLDRLDDVSLAEKRRLTIPFVKSVMGW, from the coding sequence ATGAGTGAGCAGCAAATTCCCTTTGCTTTTCGTTTGGACACGGAAAGCAGCTTCGATAATTTTTACTGTGACGCCGAGCGCGCCTTGGTGGTGGACGCTTTGCGGCACCAGGCCGACGGCGACGGCGAAAAATTTATCTTTCTGCACGCGCTGTCAGGTCGCAGTCACTTGCTTAATGCGACAGCTGCACGGGCCGAGGCCCTGGGGCGACGTGCGTGCTATTTGCCCATGCGGGAGGTGTCCGCGTTCCCACCAGAGGCCGTGCTCGACAATCTCGAGGCCCTTGATGTGGTGTGCCTCGACGACCTCGATCATGTGGCGGGGGACGATCAGTGGGAGCGCGGGCTGTTTAACCTTTATAACCGGTGCCTGTCGACTTCGGCGGTTTTGCTGGCTTCCTCGAGTAAATCCATTCAGCAACTGACGGTGCAGCTTCCCGATTTGCATTCGCGCCTGCAGAGTTTCGCTGTGTTTCAGGTGCCGCCGATGAGCGATGAGGCCCGTCACCACGCCTTTAAGCTTCGTGCGCAGCGTCGCGGCATTGAACTGTCAGACGTGGTCGCCGACTTTATCATGGCGCGATGTCAGCGTGACTTCCCCAGTTTATTGATAGTTCTCGATCGCCTCGACGATGTCAGCCTGGCCGAGAAGCGCAGGCTGACCATCCCCTTTGTTAAATCGGTGATGGGCTGGTAG
- a CDS encoding DUF3108 domain-containing protein — protein sequence MSKYFPKAAWPTTKRNHCRLSTLLCAILLVSLLGACDETEPSGDTQQPNIAAAPPADTPATQPATQRTTVDPAASEEAEKAPPSKESFKEAEIRKAVAAEKPQHDKPREEAPAPAAQPSQRNETAPATASSAAPARSEAAPASTKSSSTVTSSAPVPLQPYNAVYRITQGGMSAEANRRLSKAGDYWRLTQQASKWFITIAEESLVEVTEEGEIRPLRYRYDNSISSKKNQRIEFDWQARRATDNEYRKPYSLPIEDDYSDQLSAQLQLRQRLLSGRAPARWQQTIVKNGKVKTYRIELLGEEVLSTELGKVNTVKLRRTRKGSSAETLVWLAKDWNYLIAKLEQLEDDDSLSLELISGSLDGQALKRLTER from the coding sequence ATGAGCAAGTACTTCCCGAAAGCGGCCTGGCCTACAACCAAGCGTAATCACTGCCGCTTATCAACCTTGCTGTGCGCTATTCTGCTGGTGTCGCTGCTCGGCGCCTGCGATGAGACAGAGCCCTCTGGCGACACCCAACAACCTAATATCGCAGCAGCGCCGCCCGCAGATACCCCTGCCACCCAGCCAGCAACACAGCGCACAACCGTCGATCCAGCTGCCAGCGAGGAAGCGGAAAAGGCGCCACCAAGTAAAGAAAGCTTCAAGGAAGCTGAGATCAGAAAAGCCGTGGCGGCCGAAAAACCTCAGCACGACAAACCTCGGGAGGAAGCGCCTGCGCCCGCTGCGCAGCCGAGCCAGCGAAATGAAACAGCCCCAGCAACTGCTTCCAGCGCTGCGCCTGCCAGGTCAGAAGCGGCACCAGCGAGCACAAAATCATCCTCTACGGTGACGAGCTCAGCGCCCGTCCCGTTACAGCCCTACAACGCCGTGTACCGCATCACCCAAGGCGGCATGAGCGCGGAAGCCAACCGGCGCCTTAGCAAAGCGGGCGATTATTGGCGGCTGACCCAGCAAGCAAGCAAATGGTTTATCACCATCGCCGAGGAAAGCCTGGTCGAAGTGACCGAAGAGGGAGAGATTCGCCCCCTGCGCTATCGCTACGATAACAGCATCAGCAGCAAGAAAAACCAGCGTATTGAGTTTGATTGGCAAGCCAGGCGTGCGACTGACAACGAATATCGCAAACCCTATTCGCTGCCGATAGAAGACGACTATTCGGATCAGCTCAGTGCCCAGTTACAACTGCGTCAGCGACTGCTCAGCGGCCGCGCTCCGGCCCGATGGCAGCAGACCATCGTCAAAAACGGCAAGGTAAAAACCTACCGCATTGAGCTGCTGGGAGAAGAGGTATTGTCCACGGAACTAGGCAAGGTCAACACCGTGAAATTGCGCCGGACCCGCAAAGGCAGCTCGGCGGAAACCCTGGTGTGGCTCGCCAAGGACTGGAACTACTTGATCGCCAAGCTCGAACAACTTGAGGACGACGACAGTTTGTCGCTAGAACTGATCAGCGGCAGTCTCGACGGCCAAGCCCTCAAGCGCCTGACCGAGCGCTAG
- the dcd gene encoding dCTP deaminase, with product MSIKSDKWIRRMAENEGMIEPFEPGQVRENNGGKIISYGTSSYGYDVRCANEFRVFTNTYSATVDPKAFDDKSFVSITGDYCIIPPNSFALARTVEYFRIPRSVLTICLGKSTYARCGIIVNVTPLEPEWEGHVTLEFSNTTTLPAKIYANEGVAQMLFFESDEICDVSYKDRGGKYQGQTGVTLPKT from the coding sequence ATGAGCATTAAGTCAGACAAGTGGATTCGCCGAATGGCGGAAAACGAGGGCATGATCGAGCCCTTTGAGCCCGGCCAGGTTCGCGAAAATAATGGTGGGAAAATCATCTCCTACGGCACCTCGAGCTATGGCTACGATGTGCGCTGTGCCAATGAATTTCGGGTATTTACCAACACCTACTCGGCCACGGTTGATCCCAAAGCCTTTGATGACAAGAGCTTTGTCAGTATCACCGGTGATTACTGTATTATTCCGCCTAACTCCTTTGCGCTGGCGCGAACGGTGGAATACTTTCGGATTCCGCGCAGTGTGTTGACCATTTGCCTGGGTAAGTCGACCTACGCTCGCTGCGGCATTATTGTGAATGTCACACCGCTGGAGCCCGAGTGGGAAGGGCATGTGACCCTGGAATTTTCCAACACCACAACCTTGCCGGCGAAGATATACGCCAATGAAGGCGTGGCTCAGATGCTGTTCTTTGAGTCCGATGAAATATGCGACGTGAGCTACAAGGACCGTGGCGGCAAGTATCAGGGGCAAACCGGGGTGACCCTACCCAAGACCTGA
- the purM gene encoding phosphoribosylformylglycinamidine cyclo-ligase, with amino-acid sequence MTDSSKPRLSYKDAGVDIDAGEALVDRIKDVAKRTRRPEVMSGLGGFGALCQLPTGYKEPVLVSGTDGVGTKLKLAIETGLHDTIGIDLVAMCVNDLLVTGAEPLFFLDYYATGSLNVDIAARVVTGIGAGCEQAGCALVGGETAEMPGMYEGEDYDLAGFCVGVVEKSEIIDGNSVRIGDKLIGIGSSGPHSNGYSLIRKVIDHCGASLSEPFGDSTLGETLLAPTRIYVKQILRLIKQYQINALAHITGGGLIENIPRVLPRNTKAVIDVTSWQRPAIFDWLQQQGNIEDIEMFRTFNCGIGMVVAVPESEASDIVDMLRQQGEEAVVIGHIASATDEDSKVQLEGL; translated from the coding sequence ATGACAGACAGCAGTAAACCCCGCCTGAGTTACAAAGATGCCGGTGTCGATATCGATGCGGGCGAGGCCTTGGTCGATCGCATTAAAGATGTTGCCAAACGGACCCGTCGGCCTGAAGTGATGTCTGGCCTGGGTGGCTTCGGCGCCCTCTGCCAACTGCCCACTGGCTACAAAGAACCGGTACTGGTGTCTGGTACTGACGGCGTGGGCACCAAGCTGAAACTGGCAATCGAAACCGGCCTCCACGACACTATCGGCATCGACCTGGTTGCCATGTGTGTCAACGACTTGCTCGTCACTGGCGCGGAGCCGCTGTTCTTTCTGGATTACTACGCCACCGGCTCGCTGAATGTCGACATCGCGGCCCGGGTCGTTACCGGCATTGGCGCTGGCTGCGAGCAGGCTGGCTGCGCCCTGGTGGGCGGCGAGACGGCAGAAATGCCCGGCATGTATGAAGGCGAAGATTACGATCTGGCCGGATTCTGCGTCGGGGTGGTGGAAAAGTCCGAAATCATCGATGGCAATTCCGTGCGCATCGGCGACAAGCTGATCGGCATTGGCTCCTCCGGCCCCCACTCCAATGGTTACTCCCTGATTCGCAAGGTCATCGACCATTGTGGCGCCAGCCTCAGTGAGCCCTTCGGTGACAGCACCCTGGGCGAAACCCTGCTGGCCCCGACCCGGATTTACGTCAAACAGATTCTCCGGCTGATCAAGCAATACCAGATCAACGCCCTGGCCCATATCACTGGTGGTGGCCTGATCGAAAACATTCCCCGCGTGTTGCCCCGCAATACCAAAGCCGTTATCGACGTGACCAGCTGGCAGCGCCCGGCGATTTTCGATTGGCTCCAACAACAGGGCAACATTGAAGATATCGAGATGTTCCGCACCTTTAACTGCGGCATCGGGATGGTTGTCGCCGTGCCCGAGAGCGAGGCTTCCGACATTGTCGACATGCTGCGCCAGCAGGGCGAAGAGGCCGTGGTGATCGGCCATATCGCCAGCGCTACCGACGAGGACAGCAAAGTCCAACTAGAAGGCCTGTAA
- the rsxA gene encoding electron transport complex subunit RsxA: MLADYSILLISAILVNNFVLVQFLGLCPFMGVSSKLETAIGMSSATTFVLTLASICSWITYEWLLVPLGLEYLRTISFILVIAVVVQFTEMVVRKTSPLLYKVLGVFLPLITTNCAVLGVALLNINKDHSFAEAALYGFGAAAGFSLVLVLFAAMRERLNVADVPTPFKGAAIGMITAGLMSLAFMGFAGLV; encoded by the coding sequence GTGTTAGCCGACTATTCCATTTTGCTAATCAGCGCCATTTTGGTGAACAACTTCGTGTTGGTCCAGTTCTTGGGGCTGTGTCCTTTTATGGGCGTATCGAGCAAGCTGGAAACGGCCATCGGCATGTCCAGCGCGACCACCTTCGTACTCACCCTCGCGTCCATCTGCAGCTGGATTACTTACGAGTGGCTACTGGTACCGCTGGGCCTGGAGTATCTGCGCACCATCAGCTTTATTTTGGTAATCGCCGTGGTGGTCCAATTTACTGAGATGGTAGTGCGTAAGACCAGCCCGCTACTCTACAAGGTGCTGGGCGTCTTCCTGCCCTTGATTACCACCAACTGCGCCGTGCTGGGTGTGGCATTGCTCAACATCAACAAAGATCACAGCTTTGCCGAAGCCGCCCTCTATGGCTTTGGCGCTGCCGCTGGCTTCTCTTTAGTGCTGGTGCTGTTTGCCGCCATGCGGGAGCGCTTAAATGTGGCCGACGTGCCCACCCCCTTCAAAGGCGCTGCCATCGGTATGATCACCGCCGGCTTAATGTCGCTGGCCTTTATGGGCTTTGCCGGATTGGTGTAA
- a CDS encoding DUF2066 domain-containing protein: MSRRWIHWLALFWTAWLSSGAVDAAVLRNLYDERLTVEEQSAQSLRRGAGEALERVLIKVSGQRQVRGNPQIDQALSNAEPLLTQYRYLNKDNADGEAELQLELSFSPRQVNALLQSAGYPVWSNNRPSVLVWLVEDTINGREFVSGDSPGALYDELLKQADRRGVALQFPLMDITDAANLDVDDVWQMQLAAVRAASARYDAPYILVGRASEFSSGRWVASWTLVQRDDETRLDSDGATAEDMLTPIIDSLADTQARSFGVVAGGDSESTLVYIDDIRDFHAYAGLVTYLENLAVVEHANPVWVSDNALVIELLLKGNMEMVERFLALDGQLKNLATRPALQAEAAALPIRNYYRWQDK; encoded by the coding sequence TTGAGCAGGCGATGGATTCACTGGCTGGCGCTGTTTTGGACGGCCTGGTTGAGCAGCGGTGCCGTTGATGCCGCGGTATTGCGTAACCTTTATGACGAGCGCCTGACCGTTGAAGAGCAGTCCGCCCAGTCATTGCGCCGGGGTGCGGGTGAAGCGTTGGAGCGGGTGTTGATCAAGGTCTCTGGCCAGCGTCAGGTTCGCGGCAATCCTCAGATCGATCAGGCACTGTCTAATGCTGAGCCGTTGCTGACCCAGTACCGCTACCTTAATAAGGACAATGCCGATGGCGAGGCTGAACTGCAGTTGGAGTTGAGCTTTTCGCCGCGTCAGGTGAATGCCTTGCTGCAATCGGCGGGCTATCCCGTTTGGTCCAACAACCGGCCATCGGTTTTGGTGTGGTTGGTGGAAGACACCATCAATGGCCGTGAATTTGTCAGTGGGGACAGTCCCGGCGCACTTTATGATGAGCTGCTCAAGCAGGCGGATCGGCGGGGTGTTGCGTTGCAATTCCCGCTGATGGACATCACCGATGCCGCCAACCTGGATGTCGATGATGTCTGGCAAATGCAGTTGGCTGCGGTAAGAGCGGCGTCTGCACGGTACGATGCGCCCTACATTCTGGTGGGGCGGGCCTCGGAGTTTTCCAGCGGTCGCTGGGTAGCAAGTTGGACGCTGGTGCAGCGGGACGACGAAACCCGGCTTGACTCTGACGGCGCAACGGCCGAAGACATGCTGACGCCAATAATCGATAGTCTCGCTGACACCCAGGCGCGGAGTTTTGGCGTGGTGGCGGGGGGCGATAGCGAAAGCACGCTGGTCTACATCGATGACATTCGTGATTTTCATGCTTATGCGGGTCTGGTGACCTATCTGGAGAACTTGGCGGTGGTGGAGCATGCCAACCCGGTCTGGGTGTCGGATAACGCGCTGGTCATTGAGTTGCTGCTCAAGGGGAATATGGAAATGGTCGAGCGGTTTTTGGCCCTTGATGGACAGTTGAAAAACCTGGCTACCCGGCCTGCATTGCAGGCAGAAGCCGCGGCGCTGCCCATCCGCAATTACTATCGCTGGCAGGACAAGTGA
- the metG gene encoding methionine--tRNA ligase encodes MTRKILVTSALPYANGPLHLGHLLESIQTDIWVRFQNLRGNDCLYFCADDAHGTAIMLTAEKLGITPEEQIAQVKAQHERDLAGFLIRFDNYYSTHSPENRELSELIYKRLDENGHIERRDITQLFDPEKQLFLADRYIKGTCPKCKTEDQYGDNCEACGATYTPAELINPRSAISGATPVEKESTHYFFKLGEFADMLRSWTRSDSLQPQIANKLNEWLDAGLQSWDISRDAPYFGFEIPGAPGKYFYVWLDAPIGYMASCANWCSHNDRDFDEFWSKDSSAEVYHFIGKDIINFHGLFWPAMLDSAGFRQPTAIYSHGFLTVNGKKMSKSRGTFIKAETYLKHLPPEYLRYYFAAKLSGAVDDIDLNLEDFTKRVNSDLVGKLVNIASRSAKFVQKGNDGNTTGSLDNPELWQRTIGLSDTIAQLFEDREYSKAVREIMALADACNEYFDQREPWKLAKTEDGAMEAAAVASQCLNVFRVLVTYLSAVLPELSQQAADFLNCDITWQGEFSPLLNHPVKPFKAMMARVDPDKVAAMVADSADSTPAPTASPDKGKTKKPSQDPGTIADTIEFPDFAKVDLRVAEIIAAAPVEGADKLLQLTLSLGELGTRNVFAGIKSAYTAEQLVGKLTVMVANLAPRKMRFGVSEGMVLAAGPGGKDIWILSPDSGAQAGMKIQ; translated from the coding sequence ATGACGCGCAAGATCCTCGTCACCAGCGCCCTGCCCTATGCCAATGGTCCACTGCACCTGGGTCATCTGTTGGAATCCATCCAGACGGACATCTGGGTACGCTTTCAGAATTTGCGCGGCAACGACTGCCTGTATTTCTGTGCCGATGACGCCCACGGCACCGCGATCATGCTCACCGCCGAGAAACTCGGCATTACCCCAGAAGAGCAAATCGCCCAGGTCAAGGCCCAGCACGAGCGGGATCTTGCCGGTTTCCTGATTCGCTTTGATAACTACTACTCCACTCACTCACCCGAGAACCGCGAGCTATCCGAGCTGATATACAAGCGTCTGGACGAAAACGGCCATATCGAGCGGCGGGACATCACCCAGCTGTTCGACCCCGAAAAGCAACTGTTTCTGGCCGACCGCTACATCAAGGGTACCTGCCCCAAGTGCAAGACCGAAGACCAATACGGCGACAATTGCGAGGCCTGCGGGGCCACCTACACCCCTGCCGAGCTGATCAACCCGCGGTCGGCTATCTCCGGGGCCACGCCGGTGGAAAAAGAATCCACCCACTACTTTTTTAAACTCGGCGAGTTCGCCGACATGCTGCGCAGCTGGACTCGCAGCGACAGCCTCCAACCCCAGATTGCCAACAAGCTCAATGAATGGCTCGATGCGGGCCTGCAAAGCTGGGACATTTCCCGGGACGCGCCCTACTTTGGTTTTGAAATCCCCGGCGCGCCTGGCAAGTACTTTTATGTCTGGCTGGATGCCCCCATCGGCTACATGGCCAGCTGCGCCAATTGGTGCAGCCACAATGACCGCGACTTTGACGAATTCTGGAGCAAAGACTCCAGCGCCGAGGTATACCACTTCATCGGCAAAGACATTATTAATTTTCACGGCCTGTTCTGGCCGGCCATGCTCGACAGCGCCGGCTTCCGCCAGCCCACGGCAATTTATTCCCACGGCTTTCTCACCGTGAATGGCAAGAAGATGTCCAAATCCCGGGGCACCTTTATCAAAGCGGAGACTTACCTGAAGCACCTGCCCCCGGAGTATCTGCGCTACTACTTTGCCGCCAAACTGTCTGGAGCGGTGGATGATATCGACCTCAACCTGGAAGATTTCACCAAGCGGGTAAATTCTGATCTGGTGGGCAAGCTGGTCAATATCGCCAGTCGCTCTGCCAAATTTGTCCAGAAAGGCAATGACGGGAATACCACCGGCTCCCTCGACAACCCCGAACTGTGGCAGCGCACCATTGGCCTCAGCGACACCATTGCCCAACTTTTTGAGGACCGGGAATACAGCAAAGCAGTGCGGGAAATTATGGCTCTAGCCGACGCCTGCAACGAATACTTTGACCAGCGCGAACCCTGGAAGCTGGCCAAGACCGAGGACGGCGCCATGGAAGCCGCCGCGGTGGCATCCCAGTGTCTCAACGTGTTCCGGGTGCTGGTGACGTACCTGTCCGCCGTGCTGCCTGAACTCAGCCAACAGGCCGCTGACTTCCTGAATTGTGATATCACCTGGCAGGGCGAGTTTTCCCCTCTGCTCAACCACCCCGTGAAGCCCTTCAAAGCCATGATGGCCCGGGTCGACCCCGACAAGGTCGCCGCCATGGTTGCCGACAGTGCCGACAGCACACCGGCCCCCACGGCCAGCCCCGACAAAGGCAAAACCAAAAAGCCGAGTCAGGACCCGGGAACCATCGCTGACACCATTGAGTTTCCGGATTTTGCCAAAGTCGATTTGCGGGTCGCCGAGATCATTGCCGCCGCCCCCGTCGAAGGCGCGGACAAACTGTTACAGTTGACCTTGAGCCTGGGCGAGCTGGGCACGCGCAACGTGTTTGCCGGGATCAAATCCGCGTACACGGCGGAGCAATTGGTGGGCAAACTCACCGTAATGGTCGCGAATCTGGCACCGCGAAAAATGCGTTTCGGCGTATCCGAGGGCATGGTGCTGGCCGCCGGGCCCGGCGGTAAAGACATTTGGATACTGAGCCCCGACAGCGGCGCCCAAGCGGGCATGAAAATTCAGTAG